The sequence TGATGTACCTGTTTCTACACACAGTGAAGGGCACTCCCTTCGAGACACCAGACCAAGGCAAAGCTCGTCTGCTCACACACTGGGAACAGATGGACTACGGGGTCCAATTCACAGCTTCACGTAAATTCCTCACCATCTCCCCAATTGTTCTGTAAGTATGTTTGCTGCTCATTTTGAAAGGTCACCGTCAGAGCTGTGCAGTTTGCAGTTTCTCTTTCATTATGATGATTTCATCAGCATGCAGTAAAATACATGAGTTGATGTTCAGGCTGTTGGGGTGGCTGGCTAAGCCCCTATCCCACTCAGTTACTGTTACTACGCCTGTCGAGCTCTTCACGGCTcatatgcagtttacagtaaTGTGGCAGAATTAGCACTCAAACACAGGAAGTCGCTAGCAGATTgtatcagctgtagctagctaacTAATTAGACAACGTTAGCTTCATGAGTCACATGaaaacgattatcaaaatagttgctatCACAATGTTTAACTGTATGAAATGCTCTTTGGTCTTCAAAATAATGCAAAGTTAGTGTTATTACTGTAGGCAGTAAGCCGGACATGCttgtgtttttagctttttcttttattttagaGCAGATAAAGACACAGTTTAAGCCAAATCATACACTTTTGctcttgtatttttggttttggagagAGTAAAAAAAGACACCATCCTCCAAACTCTTACTGTTTGATCAGGCATGCGGTGCTTAGTTATGGTTTCTAAGCTATGATTGGTTGATTGCTGTTCGAGGGAGGGGTTtatcaaacaattaattgagcaAATGATATCTCTTTATCTCTGCTAATGAATGAGAGTGCCTCTCAGTGCGATTTTTGCAATTCAATTGATTGTGCCTCACAGTTTTAGAGTATGGAGTGAAATAAATATGATTTGTAATGATGTTAATTGTACAATCAAACTGCTGTCCACACTGCCAGGTATGTAGCAGCTCTCACACGTCCTTCATTTGATCTGCAGACTTTTCACACACTCATGTTCCAGCCACAATCAACTTCAGTGCACTATCAGAGCACCCGAGTGCAGAAACAATCGCTCAGCTGTGAAGCTTTGGAGATTGAAAGGCTTTATATAAACTGATGCACTTCATGGAACACAAATGTGAAAAGAAGGTTTTGTGAAAAATAGTTATGTGACTTTTATTCTTTCAGACCTTCTACTTAAATTCTCAAATTCACCAATACATTCAGAGAGCTGTCACAGAAACTGACACCATGCTAGACTCATATCTTGCATGCCAAAAGCTCTGCAAGATAAACTCTTAACCTGTGTGGTTTTGCCTGTGTGGTAATAAGTTAAAGgctgtattttcacttttgatTATGTAAAGCAAGACTGTGTAACTTTTTACTGAACCGTAGTCACTGCTGCCACAAGTGACCTTTAGGGGATAATGGTAAATGCTACAACAGtgtaaaacaaaagtgaaaagtCATCAGCAGTCTAGCCTGGTAATGTCAGATACTAGACAATATCTACAAGGGCTGGGCGAGAAAGCAATCTCGATATGGGATCATAATATAAGTTATGTCGATTGCAATGACaaactttggacatttttttactCGATAGGGATAGATCTAACAGCAGATATAAACGTGACAACAGTCAGTCTGCAGTTTTTGACCTGCACGGCAAAGCACACATCCATTTACTACCATGATTCATTGTTTGAGCTGCCAATGAAGAAAGTGGATGTCCTCTggaaaagagttaaaaaaatgAGTGGAACCGAGGGGCACAAAAGCGATATGATGATACCGCAGCACACTCAGATTAGCCTCTATGTCGGAGTCTGTCCCCTGGTAAACATTGAACCCAGGCTGGCAAAGAGGGACAAACTCTGCCGCATCTGCTGATGAGGCTACACtagtgctaacattagcagggCTACAGCTGGAGTGTCTGTCACGTCTAAAGTATCCGAAAAAAAGCTGCTTTAAGTCACAGACACTTCTCAGTCATCACACATCATCGTTTTAACGAGGCTGCTTCGACTGTGGATTCACAAAGCTAACTGCTAAACTAGGCTAAGCACAAAGCTAACAGAGTAGCAATGAAAGGCTAGTTACCCACTAACACTAGTGTTGTTTCATAAAGAAAATTAGCTCATCTAGTGATATTTAAACTCAGAACACAGAAAAtatgcacagaaaataatgcaGTCAGGTAAGATAAATGAagaggtgtatgtgtgtatatatatatatatatatatatatatatatatatatatatatatatatatatatatatatatatatatatatatatatatatactgtatatgtatatataaataaagatgtaGCTTAATGGctggtttacaatttttcactttttactcAGATTTCTACCTGTAAAACTGAGAGATGGCCAAAGGATTCTGATGTGATAGTAGTTGTTGTTTAAGTTATGCTAACTTGTATTGTTCTGTTAGGCAGATAAAGCATGTTTGcaaagttaaatgttttcattatgtatttctatttttatgttaataaactGTTGTAAAGTTTAACTAATGAACCCTCTAGTTTCTTCAGGCTTCAGTCATTATCAGGATACTCTTCAAATTAGCAGCATAATCAGATTATATATCATGATAAATACCGATATTGATCAATATggaaaaaatcatattttttgccatatttTTGATATCTACTGGTCAAACCAGACCAGATAAGGCTGTAGCAGCACACCTGAGTGTATTTTATTGAGCAgtggtgtgtttttattgctcatgaaatcaacttttcatttgtaaaaggacgactgttatttcctctttcaaaagttacatagtgtCTCTTTAAACGGAAATGTTGATCCTCATTTGTTGATGTCACGTTCACACCGTTTCCCTCTCTCCGCAGGTATATTCTTGCCAGTTTCTACACAAAATACGATCCCACGCATTTCCTAATCAACACAAGCTCCCTCCTGAGCGTCCTCCTCCCAAAGTTACCTCAGTTTCATGGAGTACGGATATTTGGGATCAACAAATACTGACAGAACTGATTCAACACTGGATTTTAACCACCAACACTGGACttttagttttctgtttctgctgaacTATTGTTAGGTTTAGAAGTCGACGAGAAGAGTTTATCTGTTCAGACTGTGTGGAGTAATATATGAAAGTTGCAGTTCGTGCTGCCTCTTGTAgcctgagaaagaaaaaaaaagcagtaaatgcactgctgctgtttcatgaaagtaattttatttttctttaaggACATTTCctgtcagatgtttttgttgtcaaaAAGCCAGATGCTTTGCTCTTgtcatggagagagagagagagcaaagttTGACCTGCACTGCTTTCGAATGTGatctttattcattatttttgaaaatgccATCACTCTCTGTCTTAGACTTAATTTTACAAATGTTACAAACTGCACTGGCTGCAAGTCTGTAAACTGAGTTTCTGGTTGTCGCCataaatgtgaatgaatgttttcattcattgtgGCCGTGTGGTTCATGTTCTGAATGATACTTgcaagtttctttttttttttttttccatgcttTCTTTTTGATTTACTTTTAAGGATTCACATGCAGTATGCATTTACATGCCTACAATAAACACTGCAGACTTTGTTTTGCTATGATACACATAATCCTGTAATTTACTGTTTAATTTCAAAGCTGGATGTCTTTTTTTCCGGCGTATAAAATGAGCGGTGAGAGCTATACGATGCGCAAATGTTTGGTCATCTTATCTGTATTCCGCATGGCCAGAGAAtgcaaaatccttttttttttttttttttgcggagGTTTGTGAGAATCAATTGATCGA is a genomic window of Thunnus maccoyii chromosome 4, fThuMac1.1, whole genome shotgun sequence containing:
- the ormdl2 gene encoding ORM1-like protein 2, with the protein product MNVGVAHSEVNPNTRVMNSRGIWLTYLLLTVVLHIVLLSIPFFTVPLVWTLTNVIHNLVMYLFLHTVKGTPFETPDQGKARLLTHWEQMDYGVQFTASRKFLTISPIVLYILASFYTKYDPTHFLINTSSLLSVLLPKLPQFHGVRIFGINKY